Part of the Streptomyces sp. NBC_01471 genome is shown below.
CTCGAAGAGGGCACCGCGGAGTACCAGTACGCGCGCAACACCTTGATCGAGATGAACCTGTCACTGGTGCAGTTCACCGCCAACCGCTACCGCAATCACGGCAGCGGCCAGATGGAAGACATCATCCAGGTCGGCACGATCGGACTCATCAAGGCCATCGACCGCTTCGAACTCAGTCGCGAAGTCGAGTTCACCACCTTCGCGATCCCCTGGATCGCCGGCGAGATCAAGCGATTCTTCCGCGACACCACGTGGGCCGTCCACGTCCCCAGGCGCCTGCAGGAGCTGCGCGTCACCCTCGCCAAGGCCAAGGAGGAATTCGCCACCACCCTGGGCCGGGAGGCCACGATCGCCGAACTGGCCGCGCACCTCGAGATCAGCGAAGAAGACGTCACCGAGGGTCTCATCGCTTCCAACGGCTACACCGCAGGCTCCATCGACCTGCCCATCGAGGGAGACAGAGACAGCGACGCCGGCCCCAGCCCAGCCGGCCGCACCTACGCCGACATCACCGGCAGCTGCGATCCGGGCATGGAACTGGTCGAGAACCTCCACGCCCTGGCCCCCCTGATGGAGACCCTGGACGAGCGCGAGCGTGCCATCGTGCAGATGCGATTCGGCCAGGAAATGACCCAGGCCCAGATCGGTGCACGCCTGGGGGTTTCCCAGATGCACGTCTCACGCATACTCAGCCGCATCATCACCAGGCTCCGCGACGGCCTGCTCACCCAGGACTGAGCCTGCCGCCATAGCTGACCGTGCTGTTGCTATGCAGCCGGCGCCCTCGATGCAGGCCGGAGGTTGTGGTCCGCGCAAGTTTCCATCCCCTGGAGCCGCGACGCTACTGAGCCGCCTGCACGTCGTGGGTCCACTCGTCCTCCATCATGATGTGCACCACGACCGCCCCCATTACGGACCTTCCATTCCGCCCACTGCCCCAGCCGTCACCCATGAGGCAGTGGCGGTGATGGAGTCCGGATAGACCGTGAATACCCGATCCAGGCCGATGATGTTCAGAACCCGCGCCGTGTTGGGCGGGACCGCGGCCAGGGCGAAGTCGGCGCCCTGATCGTGGCGATGTTGCGGGCCGCGATCAGGGCGGTGATGCCGCTGGAGTCGCAGAAGTCCAGCCGGGCCAGGTCCAGGACCAGCAGCTGGCCGCTGTTTGAGGGTGAGGTTCGTGAGAGTCTCACGGACTTCGGGGGCGGTTGCGTGGTCGAGGTCGCCGCTGATCTCCAGTACGGGACCAGTCGCGGCGTCTCGGGTGGTGACCGTCAGCGGCCTCATGTCAGGCTTTCACTCCCAGTGATATGCGATGGGGTAACGGGAATGCCGAGGACGAGCGGGGCGGTGTCGTCGTCCAGGCCGTCGCCGAGGCCGGCGAGGAGTCCGGTCAGGGCGGTGATCAGAGCCTGGGGGCCGGCCGGGGCTTGTGCGGGTGGTGAAGGCGTGGAGGGCGTCTTCGCCGTAGAGGTCGCGTTGGGGGCCGACCCGGGCCTCGGTCAGACCGTCTGTGTAGAGGAGCAGGGTGTCCCCGCGGGAAAGCACGGTGCTGGCGTGAGTGCCTGTCCCGAACTGGACGCGGATACGTAAGCAGAGAAGGCAAAGAGGGCCGCTGTGGCTACCTGGGGGCCCTGGGGACCCAGTGGCCGCCACCGGCCGATACTCAGCGCGACCAGGGCCACCAGAGCGAACGTCAGCAGATCGGGGCCGGCCAGCAGGCCGAGCGCGGCCTGCAGCGCCACGCCCGCCGACACGGCTCCGACGTAGCGCAGCGCCTGCGTCACCGACTGGTACACCGTGACCTGCATGATCAGGATCGCGGAGAACGGGGCGAAGGCCGGGGACACCGCGTGCATCACGTCGTAGGCGATCAGCCAGGAGATGGTGGCGGCGAGGGTGCTCTTCCCGATCAGTTCCAGGGTGTGCCGCTCATGCCCGTCCGAACCCGCTGCCCGCCGCAGCCACTGCCCCACCCGGGCGGACCGGCCCTGCGCCGCTGCCCGGGCCCTTGGGGGCGATGCCGCTGACTGTGCCATTCCCAACTCCCGGCCAACGCCGTGTCCACTCGGTTCCCGGTCCCCGGCTACCCCGCTCCCCCGTCCGCACCCGTAAGTGAGCAACCCGAAACACGACGCCACGCCACCTCAGTTGAACAGGCGTGGACCCCGGCACCCTGCTTTCAGCGGTCGTCGCTGCCGGCCTGTCGCAGTCGGTCGGCGTTGTGAGTGATGGTGTCGACACGGTCCGCCAGGTCCGGGTGGTTGGCCGCGAGGTGCGCGTGGGTGTCGGCGAGCGGGGTGATGAGGTTGGCGGCGTCGTTGTCGGCGAGGGCCTCCGCAAGGTTCGCCTGGGGTGTGCGTGCCCGGGCGGGGAGATCGGTGAGGGCTGTGATCTGACCGGAGAGCTGTCGCAGGTCAGCCGCATTGTCCCGGGCCCAGGCGGTGACGGTGCGGTCAGCGGCCCGGCGGCCACGGGTGGCCTGCACACGCTGTTCGCCGGTACTGCCGGGGGCTCCGGGGCGAACGCGCAAGTACCGGCGCTCTGCAGCCTGGCGGCTGGCGACGCCCAGGGGATGGGCAAGGTCGGCCCAGCTGGTGCCCGCCGCGCGGGCCGCTTCGATCAGTCCGGGCTCCCAACCGGCGAGCTCTTCGCGCAGCTCGCGCAGCGTCAACAGGGCAGCCAGGGCCTCGGCCGGACTGCCCTGCGGGTCTTTCGAGGGTGGTGGGATCGGGGCGTTCTGCGCGGTGCGGACGGCGTCGGCGATGGTGTTCAACGCGGCTGCGGCGGCGTGGAAGGAGGGGAGGTCGCCGGTGGGAGGGGATGCGTTCACGGTGGACTCTTTCCTGGTGTCACCCTTCGGATGACGCCTCACTTGTCATCACTTGGATGACATGTTACAACGGTGGCACACGAAGCGCATTGGCAGTTTCTGCCAGACCTGTGGAGGTGTTTTCGCGATGTTGATGCGCACTGACCCGTTCCGCGAACTCGATCGGATTGCCCAGCAGTTGACGGGTACGACCGGTACTTGGTCGAAGCCGTCGGCGATGCCGATGGACGCCTACCGGGAGGGCGAGGAGTATGTGATCGCACTCGACCTGCCCGGTGTCGCGAAGGACGCGATCGATATCGATGTCGAGCGGAACATGCTCACCGTCAGGGCCGAGCGCCGTCCGGCGGTGAAGGCGGACGATGTGCAGATGGAGCTCTCCGAGCGGCCGCTGGGCGTCTTCTCCCGCCAGCTGGTGCTGGCCGACACCCTGGACACCGAGCGCATCACGGCCGATTACGACGCCGGGGTGCTGACCGTGCGCATCCCGATCGCCGAGCGCGCCAAGCCCCGCAAGATCTCGATCGGCGGACAGTCCACGCACCAGCAGATCAACAGCTGAGGAACCGGGCGCGAGAGCGCCGATGATGGACGGGGCCGACCCCCTTGCGGCCCCGTCCACCCGGGCCCTGGCTTCGCTGGGCCGTGGCGTTGCCTCCGGCCGTACCGAGCGCATCCAGTCCGTGACTGCGGATGTGTTCACCCAACTTCATCAAGACTGCTGGCGCTCGTGCCGGCCGTCCCTTCCTACCGTCGAATCCGCCGTTGGACGAGAAAGGCAACCACCCGCGATGTTTCCGCTGCATGAATCGGACGCTGACCGGCCCCACATGACGTACCACCAGATGCTGGAAAAGATCCGGTACGAAGGCGCCTACCCCACCCGGGAGCAGGCCGAGGACGTCACCCGTGCAGTCCTGGCGGCTCTGGGCCGACAACTGACCGCCGATGAACGCGTCGACCTCGCCGGCCGCCTTCCCGTCGAGGCCGCCCTTGTCTTCACCAGCCAGTTCCCCGACAGCCAACCTCTCACCGGCTGGGGCTTCGTCAAAGACCTGGCAACCCGCACGGGCAGCACACCTGCAACCACCCGCTGGGACACCGGAGCCGTCCTCGCCACTGTCAGCCGCCTCGCGGGTCCCGGGCTCATGGACCGTATCCTCGCTCAGCTCCCGTCCGGATGGGCGCTGCTCTTCGGCCGCGCAGAACTCATCCAGGCCGCGTGACTGCCCCACGGCACCAGTCGGGGACTGACACGGGTGCCGATCCGTAACGCCGATGACCAGGGCTCGCGGTAGCGCGTGGCGTGCACGGCGAGGTTCTCGTCGGAGACGGTGCGGGCGCCGTGCAGAACTAGCGGCTCGGCAAGACCCACGCCGATCAGGCGGGCGGTGGCGTCGGGGGGTGCGAGCAGCTGGGTCAGCGTGAAAGTGGAGTGGCCCCCTGGGGAGGACCACTCCGCGACCATCTAACGAAGGACGACGGCGTGGTCCGGCCGGCGGCCGGCTACGAGTACCGGGCCGCCGGGCGCCGTGGGGATCTGGCGCAGGTCCTGGAACCCGAGGTCGCTCAGCGCCTGGTTCATCCGGTGTGAGGTCAGAGCGCTGCCGCCGTTGCGCGCCGCAGTCCAGTCGGCGACGGCTGCGAGCAGCGGCTCGGGCTGTGCCGGGTTGGTGCCGGCCACCAGCCATCCCCCGCTCGTGAGGGCAGCCGTCACGTGCGGGAGGCAGGCGTTCAGCGCGTCGTCGGACAGGAAAGGTGCGGGCAGCCAGATCAGGTCGTAGAGATCACGTTCGCGCAGATCGACGGCGTCCTGATGCCGCACCTCGACTCGGTCGGCGGATCCGGGCCCCGCCTTGTCCAGTTCCTGGCCGGCCAGCCGGATCGCCCGCTCCAGGCTGTCGATCCCGGTCACGTGGACATGCGGCAGGTCCTGGGCCAGCGCGAGGGCGAGTGCCCCGGTCCCGGTGCCGATGTCCAGAATGCGGCTGCCTGCGGTGGCGAGTCGGTCGGCGAGTCCCGGCAGGGAGGGCACGAGACGGGTGGCGAGGGCGTGCCCGGTGCCCGCGGAGGCACGTCCCTGATCAAGCAGTACGTTGTCGCTCTGCGCGTCCCACCCCGACACGGCCTCGCCGCTGGCAGCGGCGACCGCCTGCCGCATCGAGCTGAGCCGGGCGGACGCCATGTTGGAGGAGGCAGGTCCGAGCCGCAACACGGGGGCGGCTATCAGCTTCTCCCCGTCCCGACGCACGACGCCGGCCGCCTCCAGCACCGCGGTACGCGCCGGGTCCGCCGCCAGTGCTTCCTCCAACGAGCTCGTCCCGGTCTCCCGCAAGGTCGCGACCACCGCGGCCAGCGCCCACACCTGACCTTCCAGTAGGGCCACCGGATCGCTCTGCTCGACGTTGTCGTTCATGCCTCACTCCTTGTTCGAAAGATCGCGTTGCGTGGCATCCGCGCGGCCTATCGTCAGAATACCTGACGAACAAGTCAATTAAGCTGACTACATCAAAGTGGAGTCGAAGTGCTGGCACCCGCAGGCCGCAGCGGCTCGGGGCGAACGAGAATCGGGGTCCGACAGCTCGGCGCGGCCGGGGTCTACCGTGCGTAGGGGTCGGTGATCTCGCGGAGTTGGTCCAGGATCTGGTGCAGCAGCGTGAAGTTGCGGGTGCCGAGGTAGGTCTTCCACTCCGCGAGGATCTCGTCGAGTGTCGCCGAGGCAATCTCGACCGCCCGCCTGCCGCGTTCCTCGATCACGATCAGCCGGGCGCGGCC
Proteins encoded:
- a CDS encoding RNA polymerase sigma factor SigF codes for the protein MAISVEATAVKTGLPALPEIADPQKIAPKDARAISKLFFDQLQVLEEGTAEYQYARNTLIEMNLSLVQFTANRYRNHGSGQMEDIIQVGTIGLIKAIDRFELSREVEFTTFAIPWIAGEIKRFFRDTTWAVHVPRRLQELRVTLAKAKEEFATTLGREATIAELAAHLEISEEDVTEGLIASNGYTAGSIDLPIEGDRDSDAGPSPAGRTYADITGSCDPGMELVENLHALAPLMETLDERERAIVQMRFGQEMTQAQIGARLGVSQMHVSRILSRIITRLRDGLLTQD
- a CDS encoding FUSC family protein — its product is MAQSAASPPRARAAAQGRSARVGQWLRRAAGSDGHERHTLELIGKSTLAATISWLIAYDVMHAVSPAFAPFSAILIMQVTVYQSVTQALRYVGAVSAGVALQAALGLLAGPDLLTFALVALVALSIGRWRPLGPQGPQVATAALFAFSAYVSASSSGQALTPAPCFPAGTPCSSTQTV
- a CDS encoding type III effector protein, whose product is MNASPPTGDLPSFHAAAAALNTIADAVRTAQNAPIPPPSKDPQGSPAEALAALLTLRELREELAGWEPGLIEAARAAGTSWADLAHPLGVASRQAAERRYLRVRPGAPGSTGEQRVQATRGRRAADRTVTAWARDNAADLRQLSGQITALTDLPARARTPQANLAEALADNDAANLITPLADTHAHLAANHPDLADRVDTITHNADRLRQAGSDDR
- a CDS encoding Hsp20/alpha crystallin family protein gives rise to the protein MLMRTDPFRELDRIAQQLTGTTGTWSKPSAMPMDAYREGEEYVIALDLPGVAKDAIDIDVERNMLTVRAERRPAVKADDVQMELSERPLGVFSRQLVLADTLDTERITADYDAGVLTVRIPIAERAKPRKISIGGQSTHQQINS
- a CDS encoding DUF2267 domain-containing protein; its protein translation is MTYHQMLEKIRYEGAYPTREQAEDVTRAVLAALGRQLTADERVDLAGRLPVEAALVFTSQFPDSQPLTGWGFVKDLATRTGSTPATTRWDTGAVLATVSRLAGPGLMDRILAQLPSGWALLFGRAELIQAA
- a CDS encoding class I SAM-dependent methyltransferase codes for the protein MNDNVEQSDPVALLEGQVWALAAVVATLRETGTSSLEEALAADPARTAVLEAAGVVRRDGEKLIAAPVLRLGPASSNMASARLSSMRQAVAAASGEAVSGWDAQSDNVLLDQGRASAGTGHALATRLVPSLPGLADRLATAGSRILDIGTGTGALALALAQDLPHVHVTGIDSLERAIRLAGQELDKAGPGSADRVEVRHQDAVDLRERDLYDLIWLPAPFLSDDALNACLPHVTAALTSGGWLVAGTNPAQPEPLLAAVADWTAARNGGSALTSHRMNQALSDLGFQDLRQIPTAPGGPVLVAGRRPDHAVVLR